Proteins found in one Serinicoccus marinus DSM 15273 genomic segment:
- a CDS encoding DUF6049 family protein: MLALCTGLLAGPLGSIPAAASGPRPPSALLPADTGDDVAIVLDEIDPVVLTPGEPLTLTGRLVNQGAVPHRVTSLTATVSGTTLTSRSEVDRWLDDELDLDRTTTLGDDTVGPVVAAAGAVPFSVTVPAAVTNDLPEGPQVLPLVISAGDEREPGGAAAHPVRLRSTLVSAGGEEVEEPLDTSWVVPLTLPPDPDLLSPTEQTHAQAWVSAVGPDSAISGWVTDLAVPGVTYVVDPSTLVGARPAPALRTPPEQGTDPADTGPDPLPAPSPDAVTSTTEAPDGVTDAASETVPAPVPDDPATTQSASPPAQTEEAEAAPATAAEVDQAVATLRTQLAGLPDDQVWWLPSEDPDVVRMVADRPPQDQLGRLLSTPPAGAQDTLAPLLSSGRHDVAWPVDPAPDADAVTQISDLFRSARDEDDTAPGLGVVLLARESLTADSGAAPRRGAVPLEEPEDVVGLGADSWTSALVARSQAEAEQSGSGAAAQQVLAHTLGTYLEDPGAARELVIAPPRLTPAPPEVLAQLSEGWRTAPWLRSVTAQELVQRAGTGDTVQLTGEHPQEAVLGDLAELLAPGRSPLDRERTAALARNAGELDDLEEVVRDTTATQSWRASLAALWSSRWRSHEEEWSTARAVVREDVRSALQGVTVTPSTVNFLTDQGEISVTVVNDLGVALDDLVLEVVASNGRLQVIRQPDPVSIGADSRASVSFEARSITRGETRLTATLRTPDGTTLGEPAPIEVRVQPTGIWVYWVLGGLAGVVLVLGLARAVRRGPRASGRSDTRPEEGR, from the coding sequence CGCGATCGTGCTCGACGAGATCGACCCGGTGGTGCTGACACCCGGCGAGCCGCTGACGCTCACCGGGCGGCTGGTCAACCAGGGTGCCGTCCCGCACCGGGTGACCAGCCTCACCGCCACGGTGTCCGGTACGACGCTGACGTCCCGCAGCGAGGTCGACCGATGGCTCGACGACGAGCTCGATCTCGACCGGACGACGACGCTCGGCGACGACACCGTGGGCCCGGTGGTCGCGGCGGCCGGAGCGGTCCCCTTCTCCGTGACGGTGCCCGCAGCGGTGACGAATGACCTGCCGGAGGGCCCGCAGGTGCTGCCGCTGGTCATCAGCGCGGGGGACGAGCGGGAGCCGGGCGGGGCCGCGGCCCACCCGGTCCGGCTGCGCAGCACCCTCGTCAGCGCGGGTGGCGAGGAGGTCGAGGAACCTCTCGACACCTCGTGGGTGGTCCCGCTCACCCTCCCCCCGGACCCCGATCTGCTCAGCCCGACCGAGCAGACCCACGCGCAGGCCTGGGTCTCCGCCGTCGGTCCGGACTCGGCGATCAGCGGCTGGGTCACGGACCTAGCGGTTCCTGGCGTCACCTATGTCGTCGACCCATCGACGCTCGTCGGCGCTCGGCCGGCACCGGCGCTGCGCACGCCACCCGAGCAGGGGACGGATCCCGCCGACACCGGGCCCGACCCGCTCCCGGCACCGTCGCCGGACGCGGTCACCTCGACGACGGAGGCCCCGGACGGCGTCACCGACGCGGCGTCGGAGACGGTCCCGGCCCCCGTCCCGGACGACCCGGCCACGACGCAGTCCGCCAGTCCCCCTGCCCAGACCGAGGAGGCGGAGGCAGCCCCCGCCACCGCGGCCGAGGTCGACCAGGCGGTGGCGACCTTGCGGACCCAGCTGGCCGGGCTGCCGGACGACCAGGTGTGGTGGCTGCCGAGCGAGGACCCCGACGTCGTCCGGATGGTCGCGGACCGACCGCCCCAGGACCAGCTCGGCAGGCTGCTCTCGACCCCGCCCGCCGGGGCTCAGGACACCCTGGCGCCCCTGCTGAGCAGCGGTCGGCACGATGTGGCCTGGCCGGTGGACCCGGCACCGGACGCCGACGCGGTGACCCAGATCTCCGACCTGTTCCGGAGCGCGAGGGACGAGGACGACACCGCCCCCGGTCTCGGCGTGGTGCTCCTCGCCCGCGAGAGCCTCACGGCGGACAGCGGTGCTGCGCCGCGACGTGGCGCGGTCCCGCTGGAGGAGCCCGAGGACGTGGTGGGGCTGGGCGCCGACTCCTGGACCTCGGCGCTCGTCGCCCGGAGCCAGGCCGAGGCCGAGCAGAGCGGATCGGGCGCAGCCGCCCAGCAGGTGCTCGCGCACACCCTCGGCACCTACCTGGAGGACCCGGGTGCCGCTCGCGAGCTGGTCATCGCCCCGCCCCGCCTCACCCCCGCTCCTCCCGAGGTCCTCGCCCAGCTGAGCGAGGGGTGGCGCACCGCGCCCTGGTTGCGCTCGGTCACCGCCCAGGAGCTGGTGCAGCGGGCCGGGACCGGCGACACCGTCCAGCTCACCGGGGAGCACCCGCAGGAAGCCGTGCTGGGCGACCTCGCCGAGCTGCTCGCGCCCGGCCGCAGCCCGCTGGACCGGGAGCGCACTGCCGCCCTGGCCCGCAACGCCGGCGAGCTGGACGACCTCGAGGAGGTGGTCCGTGACACGACGGCCACGCAGTCGTGGCGCGCCTCGCTCGCCGCGCTGTGGTCGAGCCGGTGGCGCTCGCACGAGGAGGAGTGGAGCACGGCCCGCGCCGTGGTGCGGGAGGACGTGCGCTCGGCGCTGCAGGGTGTCACCGTGACCCCGAGCACGGTCAACTTCCTCACCGACCAGGGCGAGATCAGCGTCACCGTCGTCAACGACCTCGGTGTCGCGCTGGACGATCTCGTGCTCGAGGTGGTGGCCTCCAACGGGCGGCTGCAGGTGATCCGTCAGCCCGACCCCGTCAGCATCGGCGCGGACAGTCGCGCCTCGGTCTCCTTCGAGGCACGGTCGATCACCCGTGGGGAGACGCGGCTCACCGCGACGTTGCGCACCCCGGACGGGACGACCCTGGGGGAGCCCGCGCCGATCGAGGTGCGGGTGCAGCCCACGGGCATCTGGGTCTACTGGGTGCTCGGCGGGCTGGCCGGCGTCGTGCTCGTGCTGGGCCTGGCCCGCGCGGTCCGTCGCGGACCCCGTGCCTCCGGCCGCAGCGATACCC